The following proteins come from a genomic window of Labilithrix sp.:
- a CDS encoding S8 family serine peptidase, which yields MGIFLACGGSGGGGGAPPAGDLTVVSCGAAERKVGTACVANKFFDDVLIPSDDAQPPVDVAPDGTRYVRGVLLVSLADESTRLDDARQLFARYGGDTIGAIAFAGFYMVSFSDAADLTGLDAKMAQLAADPAVRAVNRDIEVDSGALAPERPADTDLEKLTGAESFHDLYDVAADAPIGANGKWAYESVGLPRAWNTLYTQNYPLEHVVVGILDGKVERERFPFLVFAGARDRRPKKTESNDSSSVRHGTAVASIIAGPNGDGGMTGYLGGLTCLRHDLAPTAVIENTEAELTREEKRLRTDAIFWGIVYSVQSGARVVNLSLGHTGTGDWRFNIARTYRLVMGAAPDTLFVIGAGNDDTDASFYVPCSAARLDEETKIDNAICVGAIDESGARAVWGTNAATGARAASNYDSVHGTVAIAAPGTRVLATLPDGRMTMFLGTSAATPMVSGAAALLFGVLPGLDGGLAKKILLDSAQPLGDQSLGGKRLDAAAAVEKALSLAAQLHPERVGKGDCRTPDVDTSVSTSTVCKDLTRSCFFCGAADYNVTFTTKPDNNRSGSSEPNRTVASFSWENETTLERITLEVFSFEGSLRIDVPNPTFDPPVIKGNQRPGAIDIQVTGPWLGVITPKFNQTFTDDAGVTRSFSEVVQALELEVSDTGGKLTGTVTAHGDLGGTFTATMKEVTYRESGGCE from the coding sequence GTGGGGATATTTCTCGCGTGCGGGGGCTCGGGCGGCGGTGGGGGAGCGCCGCCGGCGGGCGACCTCACCGTCGTGAGCTGCGGAGCGGCGGAGCGCAAGGTCGGGACCGCGTGCGTCGCGAACAAGTTCTTCGACGACGTGCTCATCCCGAGCGACGACGCTCAGCCGCCCGTCGACGTGGCGCCGGACGGGACGCGGTACGTGCGTGGAGTCCTCCTCGTCTCGCTCGCGGACGAGAGCACGCGCCTCGACGACGCGCGGCAGCTCTTCGCGAGGTACGGCGGCGACACGATCGGCGCGATCGCGTTCGCCGGCTTCTACATGGTCTCGTTCTCGGACGCGGCCGACCTCACGGGCCTCGACGCGAAGATGGCCCAGCTCGCGGCCGATCCCGCCGTCCGCGCGGTGAACCGCGACATCGAAGTAGACAGCGGAGCCCTCGCGCCGGAGCGCCCCGCCGACACCGACCTCGAGAAGCTGACCGGCGCGGAGAGCTTCCACGACCTCTACGACGTCGCCGCCGACGCGCCGATCGGCGCGAACGGCAAATGGGCATACGAGAGCGTCGGGCTCCCGCGCGCGTGGAATACGCTCTACACGCAGAACTATCCCCTCGAGCACGTGGTCGTCGGGATCCTGGACGGCAAGGTCGAGCGGGAGCGCTTCCCGTTCCTCGTCTTCGCGGGCGCGCGCGATCGCCGCCCCAAGAAGACGGAGTCCAACGACTCGTCGTCGGTTCGACACGGCACCGCGGTCGCGTCGATCATCGCCGGCCCCAACGGCGACGGCGGCATGACCGGCTACCTCGGCGGCCTCACGTGTCTCCGTCACGACCTCGCGCCGACGGCGGTCATCGAGAACACGGAGGCCGAGCTCACGCGGGAGGAGAAGCGCCTCCGCACCGACGCCATTTTCTGGGGAATCGTGTATTCGGTGCAATCCGGCGCGCGGGTCGTAAACCTCTCTCTCGGGCACACCGGCACGGGGGACTGGCGCTTCAACATCGCGCGGACGTATCGCCTCGTGATGGGGGCCGCGCCCGACACGCTCTTCGTCATCGGCGCCGGCAACGACGACACGGACGCGTCGTTCTACGTCCCTTGCTCCGCGGCGCGTCTCGACGAGGAGACGAAGATCGACAACGCGATCTGCGTCGGCGCGATCGACGAATCGGGCGCGCGAGCGGTGTGGGGCACCAACGCGGCGACGGGCGCGCGCGCGGCCTCGAACTACGACTCCGTCCACGGCACGGTCGCGATCGCGGCGCCGGGCACACGTGTCCTCGCCACCCTGCCGGACGGACGCATGACGATGTTCCTCGGCACGTCGGCCGCGACGCCGATGGTCAGCGGCGCGGCCGCGCTCCTGTTCGGCGTCCTCCCCGGCCTCGACGGCGGCCTCGCGAAGAAGATCCTCCTCGACTCCGCGCAGCCGCTCGGTGACCAGTCGCTCGGCGGCAAACGCCTCGACGCGGCGGCGGCGGTGGAGAAGGCGCTCTCGCTCGCGGCGCAGCTTCACCCCGAGCGGGTCGGCAAGGGGGATTGCCGCACGCCGGACGTCGACACGTCCGTCAGCACGTCGACCGTGTGCAAGGACCTCACGAGGAGCTGCTTCTTCTGCGGAGCGGCCGACTACAACGTCACGTTCACGACGAAGCCCGACAACAACCGCAGCGGGAGCTCGGAGCCGAACCGCACGGTCGCCAGCTTCTCGTGGGAGAACGAGACCACGCTCGAGCGAATCACCCTCGAGGTCTTCAGCTTCGAAGGCTCCCTCCGTATCGATGTTCCCAATCCCACCTTCGACCCGCCGGTCATCAAGGGCAATCAGCGCCCGGGCGCGATCGACATCCAGGTGACCGGCCCGTGGCTCGGCGTGATCACTCCCAAGTTCAACCAGACGTTCACGGACGACGCGGGGGTGACCCGCAGCTTCAGCGAGGTCGTCCAGGCGCTGGAGCTCGAGGTCAGCGATACCGGCGGCAAGCTCACCGGCACCGTGACCGCGCACGGCGATCTCGGCGGCACGTTCACGGCGACGATGAAGGAGGTGACGTACCGCGAGTCGGGAGGCTGCGAGTGA
- a CDS encoding serine/threonine protein kinase → MQSLDSSTIPTISESATWILTRSEWANESGHPWTNEDACLDDQQLLELVEGLGGDGTLARHRQHLESCAACRSLFADVEGCLTRSRDVAPAPVVAPAPARYKLLRKVGEGGMGSVVAVRDEVLERDLAVKTLHPWLAPDANAVVRFLQEAHLMARLDGRGAPRVIDVGTNEMGLPFIVMELVEGETLGARLKRKGRLPVDEAVSLIARLCDALASSHACGVIHRDVKPSNVMVTRRGAGFAVKLVDFGLAKSDGAARQASETGDVFGTPGYMPPEQLRDGHDADARSDIWAAGVLLYRCLTGENPFPPVLHATSVASYVPARARRPELPPALDDVIARCLQGSPRFRYASAAELAAELDAVTSTKTAKIERRRRPATSALAVTGALLFAVFVFVFAFAFVLGR, encoded by the coding sequence TTGCAATCCCTCGACTCGTCCACCATCCCCACGATTTCGGAGTCCGCGACCTGGATCCTCACGCGCTCGGAGTGGGCGAACGAAAGCGGACACCCATGGACGAACGAGGACGCATGCCTCGACGACCAGCAGCTCCTCGAGCTCGTGGAGGGCCTCGGCGGCGACGGGACCCTCGCGCGCCATCGCCAGCACCTCGAGAGCTGCGCCGCGTGCCGGTCGCTCTTCGCGGACGTCGAGGGCTGCCTCACCCGCTCGCGTGACGTCGCGCCCGCCCCCGTCGTGGCGCCCGCGCCGGCGCGGTACAAGCTCCTCCGCAAGGTCGGCGAGGGCGGGATGGGCTCCGTCGTCGCGGTGCGGGACGAGGTCCTCGAGCGCGACCTCGCGGTGAAGACGCTCCATCCCTGGCTCGCCCCGGACGCGAACGCGGTCGTCCGCTTCCTCCAGGAGGCCCACCTCATGGCGCGGCTCGACGGTCGGGGCGCGCCGCGCGTCATCGACGTCGGCACGAACGAGATGGGCCTCCCGTTCATCGTCATGGAGCTCGTCGAGGGCGAGACGCTCGGCGCCCGCCTGAAGCGCAAGGGACGGCTGCCGGTCGACGAGGCCGTCTCGCTCATCGCGCGCCTCTGCGACGCGCTCGCGTCCTCGCACGCGTGCGGGGTGATTCACCGCGACGTGAAGCCGAGCAACGTCATGGTCACGCGTCGCGGCGCCGGCTTCGCGGTGAAGCTCGTCGACTTCGGGCTCGCGAAGTCCGACGGCGCCGCGCGGCAGGCGTCGGAGACCGGCGACGTCTTCGGAACGCCGGGGTACATGCCGCCCGAGCAGCTCCGCGACGGTCACGACGCCGACGCACGCTCGGACATCTGGGCCGCCGGCGTGCTCCTCTATCGCTGCCTGACGGGAGAGAACCCGTTCCCGCCCGTGCTCCACGCGACCTCCGTCGCGTCGTACGTCCCGGCCCGCGCGCGGCGGCCGGAGCTCCCGCCCGCGCTCGACGACGTCATCGCGCGATGTCTCCAGGGCTCGCCACGCTTTCGCTACGCGAGCGCCGCCGAGCTCGCCGCCGAGCTCGACGCGGTCACGTCGACGAAGACCGCGAAGATCGAGCGACGGCGGCGCCCCGCGACGAGCGCGCTCGCGGTCACGGGCGCGCTCCTGTTCGCCGTGTTCGTGTTTGTGTTTGCGTTCGCGTTCGTGCTCGGTCGGTAG